One stretch of Chitinophaga pendula DNA includes these proteins:
- a CDS encoding ExbD/TolR family protein encodes MNLRSRRGKRHVEMHNSALNDILFILLLFFLIVSTLANPNVIKLTLPKAKSNTKAKQTVVVSINDKREFFVGTNRVPFESLKQMLVPALVREQVDPTIVINAEKSVPVEDIVKVMEVAREIGAKVVLATANPLRKD; translated from the coding sequence ATGAACTTACGCAGCAGGAGAGGCAAACGGCATGTGGAAATGCACAACTCAGCATTGAACGATATCTTGTTCATATTACTGCTGTTCTTCCTCATCGTATCTACGCTGGCTAATCCTAACGTGATCAAACTCACACTGCCCAAGGCGAAAAGCAATACCAAGGCAAAACAGACCGTAGTAGTCAGCATCAATGATAAACGCGAGTTCTTCGTAGGGACCAACAGGGTACCCTTCGAGAGCCTTAAACAAATGCTGGTACCCGCTCTCGTAAGAGAACAGGTAGACCCTACTATCGTTATCAATGCCGAAAAATCCGTGCCTGTCGAAGATATCGTCAAGGTCATGGAAGTAGCCAGGGAGATAGGGGCTAAAGTAGTACTCGCCACCGCCAATCCCCTCCGCAAAGACTAA
- a CDS encoding MotA/TolQ/ExbB proton channel family protein: protein MLLGLVTLLQDTLLAPKADTVAHAATAATGAAQEMKLLDMLSKGGVLMIPLAVLSLAAVYVFVERYLAIAKAGKLEDNFMPMIRDHITTGNIQGARSLAKNTSGAIARMIDKGIQRIGKPIDNIEKSMENVGKLEIYKMEKNLVILSIIAGIAPMFGFLGTIAGMIQTFFNISITSDITLGTIAGGIYVKMITSATGLIIGIIAFIGYSFLNAQIDKVINKMESSSAEFIDVLQEPTR from the coding sequence ATGCTCTTAGGACTTGTTACTTTACTGCAGGATACTCTGCTGGCGCCAAAAGCAGACACTGTAGCACATGCAGCCACTGCTGCTACCGGCGCTGCCCAGGAAATGAAACTGCTGGATATGCTTTCGAAAGGTGGTGTGCTGATGATACCATTAGCTGTACTCTCCCTGGCAGCAGTATACGTTTTTGTAGAGCGTTACCTCGCTATCGCCAAAGCAGGTAAACTGGAAGACAACTTCATGCCGATGATCCGGGATCATATCACCACCGGCAATATACAAGGTGCCCGCTCCCTCGCTAAAAATACCTCCGGTGCCATCGCCCGCATGATCGATAAAGGTATACAACGTATCGGCAAGCCCATTGACAACATTGAAAAGTCTATGGAAAATGTGGGTAAACTGGAAATATACAAGATGGAAAAGAACCTGGTCATTCTCTCTATCATCGCAGGTATCGCTCCCATGTTCGGGTTCCTAGGTACTATCGCCGGTATGATCCAGACGTTCTTCAATATCTCCATCACCTCCGATATTACTCTGGGTACGATCGCCGGTGGTATCTATGTGAAGATGATCACCTCCGCTACCGGTCTTATCATCGGTATCATTGCCTTCATCGGTTATAGCTTCCTGAATGCACAGATAGATAAAGTGATCAATAAAATGGAGTCCTCCTCTGCAGAGTTTATCGATGTGCTGCAGGAGCCAACCCGCTAA
- a CDS encoding IMPACT family protein gives METYFTIEKTATAEFKDRGSKFLAYAFPVKTAEEVKERLLEVKKEHPKATHHCYAYRLGTDGLQYRTVDDGEPSGSAGKPILGQIDSKQLTDTFVVVVRYFGGTLLGVPGLINAYKSAAALVLQLIPAIQKNVEIRYRLSFDYTTMNEVMMVVKQTNCTVLSQELQLFCEMEIGVPKASEELAMLRLGDIQGLVVKRK, from the coding sequence ATGGAGACATACTTTACAATAGAAAAAACAGCTACCGCTGAATTCAAAGACAGAGGCAGCAAGTTCCTCGCATACGCTTTCCCGGTCAAGACCGCCGAGGAAGTGAAAGAACGATTGCTGGAAGTTAAAAAAGAACACCCCAAAGCTACCCATCACTGCTATGCCTACCGCTTAGGCACCGACGGCCTGCAATACAGGACCGTAGACGACGGCGAACCTTCCGGTTCTGCCGGCAAACCCATATTAGGACAAATAGACAGCAAACAACTGACCGATACTTTCGTAGTGGTAGTCCGCTATTTTGGGGGTACCCTGCTGGGGGTACCCGGCCTGATCAACGCTTATAAATCAGCCGCAGCACTGGTGTTACAGCTCATACCTGCTATACAGAAAAACGTAGAGATCAGATACCGGCTGAGCTTCGACTATACCACCATGAATGAAGTGATGATGGTCGTAAAACAGACCAACTGCACCGTACTGTCGCAGGAGTTACAATTATTCTGTGAGATGGAGATTGGTGTGCCCAAAGCCAGCGAAGAACTGGCGATGCTCCGGCTGGGAGATATACAGGGGCTGGTCGTAAAACGTAAATGA
- a CDS encoding DUF6786 family protein, whose amino-acid sequence MRNYTGKILALSLCYSLIACKQKPASSGNQQATLQAAAITFGGDVSFLKQHMDAIVLKDSTSKSAIVVVPAWQGRVMTSTATGDTGRSYGWINYDLVEDGQPQPHINAYGGEDRFWMGPEGGQYALFFAPGSPFDREHWQTPAPLDTEPFTVISQQKAAIVLQKKMQLTNYQGTVFNLQVDRTITLIARKDIPNYLGVDLHKSLKAVAYQSANVVTNTGHNTWDVAHGLPSIWILGMFPASPATTVIIPYKGKSQETGLVNDHYFGKVPKERLTINEKVILFKADATYRSKIGVKQHNSYNYMGSYDAVNHVLTIIQFTLPAKPLLYVNSAWEQQADPYHGDAVNAYNDGPPSDSVKPLGNFYEMESSSPAMRLTPGGHHDHYHRTFHITGAEKHLNTLSKYLFGSDLSSLIKH is encoded by the coding sequence ATGCGTAACTATACCGGAAAAATCCTGGCGCTCTCTCTTTGTTACAGTCTTATTGCCTGTAAACAAAAGCCCGCTTCTTCCGGTAACCAGCAAGCTACCTTGCAAGCTGCGGCCATTACGTTTGGGGGTGATGTCAGTTTTCTGAAGCAGCATATGGATGCGATCGTGCTGAAAGATAGTACCAGCAAATCGGCTATCGTGGTGGTACCCGCCTGGCAGGGACGGGTGATGACCAGCACGGCTACCGGCGATACCGGTCGTAGTTATGGCTGGATCAACTATGACCTTGTCGAGGATGGACAGCCACAACCGCACATCAACGCCTACGGCGGAGAAGATCGTTTCTGGATGGGCCCTGAAGGTGGCCAGTATGCATTATTCTTTGCACCTGGCAGCCCGTTCGACCGCGAACACTGGCAGACGCCTGCACCATTGGATACGGAGCCCTTTACCGTGATCAGCCAGCAAAAAGCCGCTATCGTACTACAGAAAAAGATGCAGCTGACCAACTACCAGGGAACGGTATTTAACCTGCAGGTAGACCGTACCATCACACTGATCGCGCGGAAGGATATTCCTAATTACCTGGGAGTAGACCTACATAAATCCCTCAAAGCGGTCGCCTACCAAAGTGCCAACGTAGTCACCAATACCGGGCATAACACCTGGGATGTTGCACATGGACTTCCCTCCATCTGGATACTGGGAATGTTCCCTGCGTCTCCGGCCACTACCGTGATCATTCCCTACAAAGGTAAATCGCAGGAGACAGGGCTAGTAAACGATCACTACTTCGGTAAAGTTCCAAAGGAACGGTTAACAATAAACGAAAAGGTCATCCTGTTCAAGGCAGATGCTACCTATCGTAGTAAGATAGGTGTAAAACAGCATAACAGCTATAATTACATGGGTAGTTATGATGCCGTCAATCATGTGCTGACGATCATACAGTTTACATTACCTGCCAAACCATTGTTGTATGTGAACAGTGCCTGGGAGCAACAGGCAGATCCTTATCATGGGGATGCGGTGAATGCGTATAATGACGGTCCTCCTTCGGACTCTGTGAAACCACTCGGTAACTTCTACGAGATGGAAAGCTCCTCTCCTGCTATGCGGCTTACTCCCGGCGGGCATCATGACCATTACCACCGGACCTTCCACATCACGGGTGCAGAAAAGCATCTCAACACCTTGAGCAAATACCTGTTTGGCAGCGACCTATCGTCGCTTATAAAACATTAG
- a CDS encoding GNAT family N-acetyltransferase, translated as MDIFTTPRLRIRQLTPTDGDYWFRINGDPEVMQFIRPVQKREDSDLFLLENILNYEIFPAYGRWIVEDRLNAAFIGMLMIRPLQGRPELELGYALEKGSWGKGYATELVKGALEYAVHQLKHPGIIALTDPGNKASQQVLLKCGFAYDQDMFVDGKLARLYKLS; from the coding sequence ATGGACATCTTCACCACCCCCCGACTCAGGATCAGACAGCTGACCCCCACCGATGGGGATTATTGGTTCCGGATCAACGGAGACCCCGAAGTCATGCAGTTCATCCGCCCGGTGCAAAAACGCGAAGATTCTGATCTCTTCCTGCTGGAAAATATATTGAACTATGAGATCTTTCCTGCCTATGGCCGCTGGATAGTAGAAGACAGGCTCAATGCAGCCTTTATCGGTATGCTGATGATACGGCCCCTGCAAGGCCGACCGGAACTCGAATTGGGATATGCGCTCGAAAAGGGAAGCTGGGGTAAAGGATATGCGACCGAGTTAGTGAAAGGAGCATTGGAATACGCTGTTCATCAGTTAAAACACCCGGGTATCATCGCGCTCACCGATCCGGGCAACAAGGCCTCTCAACAGGTATTGTTGAAATGCGGCTTTGCTTACGATCAGGATATGTTTGTTGATGGTAAACTAGCCCGCTTATATAAACTGTCGTAG
- the prmC gene encoding peptide chain release factor N(5)-glutamine methyltransferase: MQKYRFSRYFPLTINSLQAITMTIQAAFAYIIHTISPLYDNREAANIAHIVMEHITGMSRLDRVVYKDRPLEAPQQQQLETALQALLRKEPVQYVTGSSWFYGLEFTVSPDVLIPRPETEELVSWIVEELQTAGRETAHVLDIGTGSGCIPIAIKKECPSATVWAIDVSVGALEIAALNASKLQQAVHFEKVNILEETAVENLPLFDVIVSNPPYIRQEEQADMQQQVWGFEPALALFVPDQDPLLFYRHIGALAQHKLQAGGTLYFEINEAYGQEVITLLTAQGFREPTLRKDIFGKDRMVKAFR; the protein is encoded by the coding sequence TTGCAAAAATATCGTTTCAGCCGCTATTTTCCTTTGACTATTAATTCCTTGCAAGCTATTACCATGACCATTCAAGCCGCTTTTGCCTATATAATACACACGATCAGCCCCTTGTACGACAACCGGGAAGCGGCCAATATCGCACATATCGTCATGGAACATATAACGGGTATGAGCCGGCTGGACCGTGTCGTATATAAAGACCGGCCGCTGGAAGCACCGCAGCAACAGCAGCTAGAGACGGCCTTGCAGGCATTGCTCCGTAAAGAGCCGGTACAGTATGTTACCGGCAGCAGCTGGTTTTACGGGCTGGAGTTCACTGTTAGCCCGGATGTATTGATCCCCCGCCCGGAAACGGAAGAGCTGGTATCCTGGATAGTGGAAGAGCTGCAGACCGCCGGCCGGGAGACGGCCCATGTGCTGGACATCGGCACCGGCAGCGGATGTATTCCCATTGCCATCAAAAAGGAATGCCCTTCCGCTACGGTATGGGCCATTGATGTAAGCGTTGGCGCACTGGAGATAGCGGCGCTGAATGCTTCTAAACTCCAACAGGCCGTTCATTTTGAAAAGGTCAATATACTGGAGGAAACGGCCGTGGAAAACCTACCCTTGTTTGATGTGATCGTCAGCAATCCACCTTATATACGGCAGGAAGAACAGGCGGATATGCAACAGCAGGTATGGGGATTTGAGCCTGCGCTGGCACTGTTTGTACCCGATCAGGACCCCTTGTTATTTTACCGGCATATCGGAGCACTGGCGCAGCACAAACTACAGGCCGGGGGCACGCTTTATTTTGAGATCAACGAAGCATATGGTCAGGAAGTGATTACACTGCTAACTGCCCAAGGCTTCCGGGAGCCAACGCTGCGGAAGGATATCTTCGGAAAGGACCGGATGGTGAAGGCCTTCAGATAG
- the ribD gene encoding bifunctional diaminohydroxyphosphoribosylaminopyrimidine deaminase/5-amino-6-(5-phosphoribosylamino)uracil reductase RibD codes for MDHITDEIFMRRCITLAKLGAGHAAPNPMVGAVLVHEGRIIGEGYHRQYGQAHAEVNCVHSVTPEDRLLIPLSTMYVSLEPCAHFGKTPPCADLIVHERIPQVVIGCVDTFSKVAGKGIEKMTAAGIQVRTGILEQECRELNRRFFTYHEAQRPYVILKWAQDPNGFIAGPDKQPVKISNTWSNRLVHRWRSEEASILVGTGTALADNPMLNNRLWTGKDPLRLVIDRSLKVPPTHHVWDDSIPTLFITEQVPPDTYTQTSGIRLDFGQPILPALLQQLYERQVLSVLVEGGAYVLQRFLEAGLWDEARVITGQQYVGPGTAAPVLPGYIPQREEWLEGDNIRYYRRK; via the coding sequence ATGGACCATATCACTGACGAAATATTTATGCGCCGCTGCATCACCCTGGCAAAACTGGGGGCCGGACATGCCGCACCTAACCCAATGGTAGGCGCTGTGCTGGTGCATGAAGGTCGTATCATAGGAGAGGGATATCATCGCCAATATGGGCAAGCCCATGCGGAAGTCAACTGTGTACATAGCGTAACGCCGGAAGACCGGTTGCTGATCCCCTTGTCTACAATGTATGTGAGCCTGGAGCCTTGTGCTCATTTTGGTAAGACACCTCCCTGTGCAGACCTGATCGTCCATGAACGTATTCCACAGGTGGTCATCGGTTGTGTAGATACCTTTTCCAAAGTAGCAGGCAAAGGTATCGAGAAAATGACCGCCGCCGGCATACAGGTGCGCACCGGCATCCTCGAGCAGGAATGCCGCGAACTCAACCGCCGGTTCTTCACTTATCATGAAGCGCAACGACCTTATGTCATCCTCAAATGGGCACAGGATCCGAATGGTTTTATCGCAGGGCCGGACAAACAGCCGGTGAAGATATCCAATACCTGGAGCAATCGCCTCGTCCATCGCTGGAGAAGCGAAGAAGCCAGCATACTGGTGGGCACCGGCACCGCACTGGCAGATAATCCAATGCTTAACAACCGCCTGTGGACAGGTAAAGATCCGCTGCGGCTGGTAATAGATCGCTCCCTTAAAGTACCGCCGACCCACCACGTGTGGGATGATAGTATACCGACCCTGTTCATCACCGAACAGGTGCCTCCTGACACCTATACACAGACTTCCGGTATCCGCCTGGATTTCGGACAACCTATACTACCGGCCTTATTGCAACAATTGTATGAAAGACAGGTATTGAGCGTCCTGGTAGAAGGAGGCGCATATGTATTACAACGTTTCCTGGAGGCCGGCCTGTGGGATGAAGCTCGTGTGATCACCGGGCAGCAATATGTCGGTCCCGGTACCGCGGCGCCCGTATTACCCGGATATATACCACAGCGGGAAGAATGGCTGGAAGGAGATAATATCAGATATTACAGACGTAAATAG
- a CDS encoding 3-hydroxyacyl-CoA dehydrogenase family protein has protein sequence MQKIAVIGAGTMGNGIAHVFAQYGHSVNLIDVAAPALEKALATIGKNLERQVSKGTINAEQQAQTLKNITTYTDIANGVKEVALVIEAATENIDLKLKIFRELDQAAAPDTILATNTSSISITRIAAATKRPEKVIGMHFMNPVPVMKLVEIINGYATAPEVTEHIVTLSRQLDKVPCVVNDYPGFIANRILMPMINEAIYSLYEGVAGVEAIDTVMKLGMAHPMGPLQLADFIGLDVCLSILKVLHDGFGNPKYAPCPLLVNMVTAGYLGAKSGEGFYKYTPGSKDLVVSTRFK, from the coding sequence ATGCAAAAGATCGCAGTAATAGGCGCTGGTACTATGGGCAACGGTATTGCCCACGTGTTTGCACAGTACGGCCATTCCGTTAACCTCATAGATGTGGCTGCTCCTGCCCTGGAAAAAGCCCTGGCCACCATCGGCAAGAACCTCGAAAGACAGGTCAGCAAAGGCACCATCAATGCTGAACAGCAAGCTCAGACACTTAAAAACATCACCACGTATACGGATATCGCCAACGGCGTAAAAGAGGTAGCGCTGGTAATAGAAGCAGCAACGGAAAATATCGATCTCAAACTGAAGATCTTCCGCGAGCTGGACCAGGCAGCCGCACCTGATACCATCCTGGCGACCAATACCTCTTCTATCTCCATCACCCGTATCGCCGCGGCTACCAAACGCCCGGAGAAGGTGATCGGCATGCACTTCATGAACCCGGTACCTGTCATGAAACTGGTAGAGATCATCAACGGCTATGCTACCGCTCCGGAAGTGACCGAGCATATCGTTACCCTTAGCCGGCAGCTGGATAAAGTACCCTGTGTCGTGAACGACTATCCGGGCTTCATTGCCAACCGCATCCTGATGCCCATGATCAATGAAGCAATCTATTCTTTGTATGAAGGTGTCGCCGGAGTGGAAGCGATCGATACAGTGATGAAACTCGGCATGGCACATCCAATGGGGCCTTTACAACTGGCAGACTTTATCGGGCTGGATGTATGTCTCTCTATTTTGAAAGTACTCCACGATGGCTTTGGCAATCCGAAATACGCTCCATGTCCTTTACTGGTCAATATGGTAACTGCCGGTTATCTTGGTGCTAAAAGCGGGGAAGGATTTTATAAATACACCCCGGGTAGTAAAGACCTGGTCGTAAGTACCCGCTTCAAATAA
- a CDS encoding carboxypeptidase-like regulatory domain-containing protein codes for MQKKSSYILFWVLLLSPFFVKAQITQFKDSIIQISGLTMTADSLRAIPAVSILVRGQGRGTISNSQGVFSIVAFKGDTLSFSAVGFKRKDYKIPNGLQGNNFSMIQLLVEDTTYLPVTIIKPYPTKEEFEKAFASMDIPDDAYEIARKNTEMARIRALARYTPIDGREGVNMFLQKQAQSLYYAGQVPPQNIFNPLAWAQFIQAWKRGDFKRKDD; via the coding sequence ATGCAGAAGAAGAGTTCCTACATACTGTTTTGGGTATTATTACTGTCACCGTTTTTTGTCAAAGCGCAGATCACACAGTTTAAAGATAGCATCATCCAGATATCCGGTCTTACCATGACGGCAGACAGCTTGCGGGCGATCCCGGCAGTGAGTATACTGGTAAGAGGACAGGGCCGTGGTACTATTTCCAATTCCCAGGGGGTGTTCTCTATCGTTGCCTTTAAAGGCGATACCCTCTCTTTCAGTGCTGTAGGCTTTAAAAGAAAGGATTATAAGATACCAAACGGTTTGCAAGGCAATAATTTCTCCATGATACAGCTGCTGGTAGAAGACACGACTTATCTGCCGGTGACCATCATCAAACCATATCCTACCAAAGAAGAGTTTGAAAAAGCATTTGCCTCTATGGATATCCCGGACGATGCCTATGAGATCGCCCGCAAGAATACTGAAATGGCCCGCATACGTGCCCTGGCACGTTATACCCCTATCGACGGACGGGAAGGGGTGAATATGTTCCTGCAAAAGCAGGCACAATCGCTTTACTATGCCGGCCAGGTGCCTCCACAGAATATCTTTAATCCGCTGGCCTGGGCACAGTTTATCCAAGCCTGGAAACGAGGGGATTTTAAACGGAAAGATGACTAA
- a CDS encoding Mrp/NBP35 family ATP-binding protein → MITKEQILQALSNVEEPDLGKDLVTLNMVKDIEIDGNEVKFTVVLTTPACPMKDMIRNACVNAVHHLVSKEAKVQVNMTANVSSNRKDARATLPNVKNIIVVASGKGGVGKSTVAANLALALAADGAKVGLMDADIYGPSVPIMFGVRGERPMMVNVEGKGMIVPLEKYGIKVMSIGLLIDERQAVVWRGPMASSALKQFITDVYWDELDYLIIDMPPGTGDIHLTLVQTVPVTGAIMVTTPQDVALADAKKGIAMFSGSQIKVPILGLVENMSYFTPAELPDNKYYIFGKDGGKYLAEDLEIPFLGQIPLVQSIREGGDDGKPAMLGDDKISKQAFMEFAGNAARSIAMRNANMAPSKIVEIVQ, encoded by the coding sequence ATGATCACGAAAGAGCAGATACTACAGGCCCTGAGTAACGTGGAGGAACCCGATCTGGGGAAGGACCTGGTGACGCTGAACATGGTGAAGGACATAGAGATAGATGGCAATGAAGTTAAGTTTACAGTAGTACTGACCACACCGGCATGCCCTATGAAGGACATGATCCGTAATGCCTGCGTAAATGCGGTACATCACCTCGTTAGCAAAGAGGCAAAAGTACAGGTGAATATGACCGCTAACGTAAGCTCCAACCGCAAAGACGCCAGAGCTACCTTACCCAACGTGAAAAATATCATCGTAGTGGCTTCCGGTAAAGGTGGAGTAGGAAAATCTACTGTAGCGGCCAACCTCGCCCTTGCACTGGCTGCCGATGGCGCTAAAGTAGGCCTGATGGATGCCGATATCTATGGTCCCTCCGTTCCCATTATGTTCGGCGTTCGTGGCGAACGTCCTATGATGGTAAACGTAGAAGGCAAAGGCATGATCGTTCCCCTGGAAAAATACGGCATCAAGGTCATGTCCATCGGACTGCTGATAGACGAAAGACAAGCAGTAGTATGGCGTGGTCCTATGGCCAGCTCCGCCCTCAAACAGTTCATCACCGATGTATACTGGGATGAACTCGACTACCTCATCATCGATATGCCTCCCGGTACCGGCGATATCCACCTCACCCTCGTACAGACCGTACCTGTCACCGGTGCTATCATGGTCACCACCCCACAGGATGTAGCCCTTGCTGATGCCAAAAAAGGTATCGCTATGTTCAGCGGCTCCCAGATCAAAGTACCTATCCTCGGTCTCGTCGAAAATATGTCTTACTTCACACCCGCCGAACTGCCGGATAACAAGTACTACATCTTCGGAAAAGATGGGGGTAAATACCTCGCCGAAGACCTGGAAATACCCTTCCTCGGACAGATACCGCTGGTGCAAAGCATCCGGGAAGGTGGCGATGATGGAAAACCAGCGATGCTCGGCGACGACAAGATCAGCAAGCAGGCATTCATGGAGTTTGCCGGCAATGCTGCCAGAAGTATCGCCATGCGCAACGCAAACATGGCGCCCTCCAAGATCGTAGAGATCGTACAATAG
- the pepT gene encoding peptidase T: MFTDYQYTVVDRFIRYVQIDTESDPLSHTYPSTEKQKELSRLLVQELREMGIEDAVLDEYGYVYATIPANTDKTVPVICFCSHVDTSSDCSGKDVKPIIHHQYDGTDIILPDDDTQVIRAAEHPYLASRKGDDIITASGTTLLGADDKAGVAEIMDAAHFLLQHPEIKHGAIRILFTPDEEIGRGVDKVDMQRLGASFGYTMDGGERGSVEDENFSADAVKITIKGVSAHPGSAKGKLVSAIKIASEIVDALPKEILSPETTENRQGFIHPVRIQGIVEKAEIDFIIRDFTTPELEGHEFYLRRLMEHVMSKYPTAIATFQVTEQYRNMKEVLDKHPQVTVYAAEAMKRAGVAPLKMIIRGGTDGARLSFLGLPCPNIFTGEMALHSKHEYVSIQDMQKAVQTIVYLAQIWEEHS, from the coding sequence ATGTTTACAGATTACCAATATACCGTAGTGGACCGGTTTATCCGCTATGTACAGATAGATACCGAATCGGATCCGCTGAGCCATACCTATCCCAGCACAGAAAAACAAAAGGAGCTGTCCCGCCTGCTAGTACAGGAACTACGGGAAATGGGGATCGAAGATGCGGTATTGGATGAATACGGATATGTCTATGCTACCATCCCCGCGAATACCGACAAAACCGTACCTGTGATCTGTTTCTGTTCGCATGTCGATACCTCCAGCGATTGCAGCGGAAAGGATGTAAAACCGATCATCCATCATCAGTACGATGGTACGGATATTATCCTGCCGGATGACGACACACAGGTGATCCGTGCAGCCGAACATCCTTACCTGGCTTCCCGCAAAGGAGATGATATCATCACTGCGAGTGGTACTACGCTGCTGGGTGCCGATGACAAGGCAGGCGTGGCAGAGATCATGGATGCTGCCCACTTCCTGCTGCAGCACCCCGAGATCAAACATGGCGCGATCCGCATCCTCTTTACCCCCGATGAAGAGATCGGAAGAGGCGTGGACAAAGTGGATATGCAGCGATTGGGTGCTTCTTTCGGCTATACGATGGATGGAGGTGAGCGGGGATCAGTGGAAGATGAGAACTTTTCCGCTGATGCCGTAAAGATCACTATAAAAGGGGTAAGTGCACATCCGGGATCCGCCAAAGGTAAGCTGGTAAGTGCCATCAAAATAGCGTCGGAGATCGTAGATGCGTTGCCGAAAGAGATACTGTCTCCCGAGACGACAGAAAACCGCCAGGGATTCATTCATCCCGTACGTATACAGGGAATAGTTGAAAAAGCCGAGATCGACTTTATCATCCGTGATTTCACCACACCGGAACTGGAGGGACATGAGTTTTACCTTCGTCGCCTTATGGAACATGTTATGAGCAAGTATCCTACCGCTATCGCTACTTTCCAGGTAACAGAACAATACCGTAATATGAAAGAGGTACTGGATAAGCATCCGCAAGTGACCGTCTATGCTGCTGAGGCTATGAAAAGAGCTGGTGTGGCACCGCTCAAGATGATCATCCGCGGTGGTACAGATGGCGCCCGGCTTTCTTTCCTGGGCTTGCCCTGTCCGAATATATTCACAGGGGAAATGGCCTTGCACAGCAAGCATGAGTATGTAAGCATACAGGACATGCAAAAAGCCGTGCAGACCATCGTCTATCTGGCACAAATATGGGAAGAGCATAGCTAA